The window AAACCACAATTTGTCAGTCCTGGGCAGATGGGCAATATTGTTGAAAAATTTGCAGAAGCTGGTAATGAGCAAGTTATTCTATGTGATCGTGGTAGCTGTTTTGGTTATGATAACCTTGTTGTTGATATGCTAGGTTTCAATATCATGAAAAAAGTGAGCAACGGATCACCGGTTATTTTTGATGTCACTCATGCTTTACAGTGTCGTGATCCGATGGGCGTTGCTTCTGGTGGTAGAAGAGGGCAAGTGACCGAACTAGCGAGATCTGGAATGGCTGTTGGTATTGCCGGATTATTCCTTGAGTCTCATCCTGATCCTGCTCATGCTAAATGTGACGGACCTTCAGCATTACCACTAGCTAAGCTAGAGCCATTCTTAAAACAGATGAAGGCGATTGATGAGTTAGTGAAAAGCTTTGCTGAGCTAGATACTGAAAATTAATTTTTAGTTAGCAACTTACCATTTATAAGGGGGATATGTTCCCCCTTATTCATATCTATTTTCTGTAATATTATTTAGCTTATTTTTCTTGCAAAGAGCATACCGACTATCATACAGATAATAAACAGAAGTAAATGAGAGTTTGCGACTAATAAACTTGCAATAGCTGGGCCTGGGCAATAACCATATAACCCCCAACCGACACCAAATAAGCTTGCGCCAATCACTAATTTTTTATCAATTATGGTCTTTGTTGGTAAATTAAACTTCTCAGATAAAAGCAGTTTGATATGTGGTGATTTTTTAGCGTTTGTTATTTTAAAAACAACAAACATCACACTTACAGCACCAAACATGACAAAAGCGAGTTTAGGATACCAAGTACCAAACCAAGATTGATTGATTAGTCCGCCAATATTGAGAAATCCTTGTACATAGTTAGGATTATTCATACTTGCGATGACTAAACCTGCGGCAAAAATAATACCAGCCAAAAAAGAGACTAAAATAATTTTAATTGATTGAGGCATTATAATAGGCTCCTATTATTGATAATATGTAACAATGTGACGGTTATCATTCCACATAATATAAATAATCCTACCGCAGTAAAAGAGCGTTTAGATAAACGAGATAATCCACAAACACCATGACCACTAGTACAGCCGGAACCATAAACAGCACCAAAGCCGACGAGTAAACCACCTATTATGGCTAATCCACTATTATCGCCAGTCATCGTTATTAGTGGCTCTGGTAATGGGAACAAGATTGAAAATAGTCATCCGCCTGCTAGTAAACCTACCACAAAACTGATACGCCAAGCGTGTAGTTTATAATCTAACGAAAATAGCTTGCTGAGGATACCACTGATTCCTGCTATTCGCCCTAGTGTCAGCCAGATTAGGGCACTTGCTAAACCAATTAGCACGCCACCTATTATTCCGCTGATAATGTCATTGAGTGTTAACTCCATATTCAACCCCATATACTATTGGTTACTAAATGGTTAATCGAAATTTAATCATTTAAGTGAATGTGATAATAAAAAATTTTAACAAAATATTGCATAAAGCTGATTAAACATTGCGTTTAAATTTGATAAAGAAATGATAAAAGTAAATAGGAATTCATATCACCAATCATCAGGACGTTTTCTAGAGTAACGTTGTGATAACTTTAATGGTTAATGAATTAAAAATGATTGAGATACAATAGGTTAGATAGTGTGTAATAAGTGCATCAATTGATGCACTCTATTTTTTAAATGATTAGTGAAGAGTCTCTTGTTCGTCTTCTTCTTCATCATCATAATCGTCGTCTTCACCATCTTCGAAATAAGTTCCCCAACCATCATAATTAACAGCAAATTTGTTGGTAAGTTCAATTATCTGTGCTATTTGAGAATTGATTAATTCAGCATCCAAGGGGATTTCACTAATAATGTCACAGCAGACGAGTTCTTGTTGGTTTTCATCATCCATATCTTCAGGATCGGTGACTTCATAGCCTAATTTAAATGCTTCAACCGCAACTTTTTCAAGAGTATCAAAGTCAGTAGCAGAAATATGATGTTCTATTAAATATAATGCATCTGGATCACTACCATCATTTAATAACTCTTCTATTATTGAATAAGTATCTTGTTGTGCTTGTTCGATTTGTGCTTTCATAATAAACCTATATAAGAAAAAGATATAATGAGGAATAACTAATATTGTGTGCTATATTACACTGTTATTATCTAAAGAATAATCTTTTATTAATTTAAGTTTACAGTTATTATTTTATTTTCGTTATAATATTGCTGTAATATATGATTTTAGTGTAAAAATATTGAGATATCGACTACCCAATGGCTGACTTAACTTATCTTTATGATCTTCATTCTCATACTACTGCCTCAGATGGTGTTCTTAGCCCATCAGCATTGATACAGCGTGCAGTTGATAATAAGGTCAATGTTATCGCGATTACAGATCATGATACAGTGAAAGGATTGGCAGAAGCTCATCAATATATTGCTCAGCATAATTTACCTATTCATTTAATTAATGGTGTTGAAATTTCGACTTTTTGGAAAAGTACTGAAATTCATATTGTTGGCTTAAATATTGATGTTCAGAGTGAAAGGTTACAGAATCTATTAATGATG is drawn from Orbaceae bacterium BiB and contains these coding sequences:
- the kdsA gene encoding 3-deoxy-8-phosphooctulonate synthase translates to MKQKIVKIGDISVANDLPFVLFGGMNVLESRDLAMKICEHYVTVTQKLNIPYVFKASFDKANRSSVHSYRGPGLEEGMKLFQELKDTFGIKIITDVHTEEQCKPVAEVVDVIQLPAFLARQTDLIVAMAKTGAVINVKKPQFVSPGQMGNIVEKFAEAGNEQVILCDRGSCFGYDNLVVDMLGFNIMKKVSNGSPVIFDVTHALQCRDPMGVASGGRRGQVTELARSGMAVGIAGLFLESHPDPAHAKCDGPSALPLAKLEPFLKQMKAIDELVKSFAELDTEN
- a CDS encoding YeeE/YedE thiosulfate transporter family protein, whose protein sequence is MFPLPEPLITMTGDNSGLAIIGGLLVGFGAVYGSGCTSGHGVCGLSRLSKRSFTAVGLFILCGMITVTLLHIINNRSLL
- the rraB gene encoding ribonuclease E inhibitor RraB, whose protein sequence is MKAQIEQAQQDTYSIIEELLNDGSDPDALYLIEHHISATDFDTLEKVAVEAFKLGYEVTDPEDMDDENQQELVCCDIISEIPLDAELINSQIAQIIELTNKFAVNYDGWGTYFEDGEDDDYDDEEEDEQETLH